A single genomic interval of Candidatus Dependentiae bacterium harbors:
- a CDS encoding ankyrin repeat domain-containing protein, whose product MKKLVLLFSILSFFYIRCSIDEQLFLALNTNNLPELERLLSSGADVDACDVNGHTLLHWAALAHNIPAAQILLAHGANVNAQGKEIAISIFLLQGACTLTALDELLSRVIPVYPTIDTSSYGVFVTKQAKFLGIVHTKDGTPQFMLVPENMDNPESHSQMTKNPCLSQDTPQIQVFSQLTPLHWALLSQNTAIVSLLILHGAHSNAYCTLDNKSKARMLHWAEYLSTPAIAEIIKNTALLTTASLAPAVSQPRTHTARVESLVKQLSQATKNGDKQALLKVLKSGINPNRRNVFGSTALHIAAQAGDTDSADLLLAYKADPNAQDRQGNTPLHTVIKVFSKADKNKSYIALAAQLIAAGANVDAQNKEGLTPLACGLIKANELPTLHPSFDNQGNFLDHVLLCPQELMLMLLENGADINLSNGPLLAAAYKLNMTGAIDLLLDYGAFTNTKSPYSKKLPDAAREPNFYKEHINKLLYKGEIDRVIELIGTFKPLYQPLPEHLTSMLYIQLTLGLIKSHSYRALEIALDAYFEKLIKAVEQDDMSQTAHMIKTGFPITMRD is encoded by the coding sequence ATGAAAAAACTGGTTTTACTTTTTAGTATTTTAAGCTTTTTTTACATTCGATGCTCAATTGACGAACAACTTTTTTTAGCTTTAAATACCAACAATTTACCAGAGCTTGAAAGATTACTCAGCTCTGGCGCTGATGTTGACGCATGTGATGTAAATGGGCACACATTGCTCCATTGGGCAGCACTAGCTCATAATATACCCGCAGCACAAATACTTTTAGCCCATGGCGCTAACGTTAATGCCCAAGGAAAAGAGATCGCAATAAGTATATTTTTACTTCAAGGCGCCTGTACATTAACGGCATTAGACGAGCTGCTCAGTCGAGTCATACCTGTTTATCCTACAATTGATACATCTAGCTATGGTGTTTTTGTAACAAAACAAGCAAAGTTTCTCGGTATTGTACATACTAAAGATGGAACCCCTCAATTTATGCTTGTACCTGAAAATATGGATAATCCAGAATCTCATTCACAAATGACAAAAAACCCTTGCTTGTCGCAAGACACCCCTCAAATACAAGTTTTTAGCCAATTAACTCCTTTACATTGGGCATTACTAAGCCAAAATACTGCTATAGTTTCATTATTAATTTTACACGGAGCTCATAGTAATGCCTACTGTACTTTAGACAATAAAAGCAAAGCAAGAATGCTGCACTGGGCTGAATACTTAAGTACACCGGCTATTGCAGAAATTATTAAAAACACAGCATTACTAACTACTGCTTCTCTAGCACCAGCAGTATCACAGCCAAGAACTCATACTGCTCGCGTAGAGTCCCTTGTTAAGCAGCTCTCACAGGCTACAAAAAATGGCGATAAACAAGCACTACTAAAAGTATTAAAAAGCGGCATTAACCCTAATAGACGAAATGTTTTTGGCAGCACAGCACTCCATATTGCTGCTCAAGCAGGTGATACAGATAGTGCTGATTTGCTACTTGCTTATAAAGCTGATCCTAACGCTCAAGACCGCCAAGGAAACACACCACTGCATACTGTTATTAAAGTTTTTAGCAAAGCAGACAAGAATAAAAGCTATATCGCTCTAGCTGCTCAATTAATTGCGGCAGGAGCCAATGTTGATGCTCAAAATAAAGAGGGGCTAACGCCACTTGCATGTGGCTTAATTAAAGCAAACGAGTTACCCACTCTACACCCTAGTTTTGATAATCAAGGCAACTTTCTAGATCATGTACTTTTGTGTCCACAAGAACTTATGCTAATGCTTTTAGAAAATGGCGCTGATATTAATCTTAGTAACGGCCCGCTACTAGCAGCTGCTTATAAACTTAATATGACTGGAGCAATCGATCTACTACTTGATTATGGTGCTTTTACAAATACCAAGTCACCTTACAGCAAAAAACTACCCGATGCAGCCCGGGAACCTAATTTTTATAAAGAACATATCAATAAATTATTATATAAGGGCGAAATCGACCGAGTTATTGAATTGATTGGCACCTTTAAACCATTATACCAACCATTACCTGAGCATTTAACGAGCATGCTCTACATTCAATTAACTTTAGGCCTTATTAAAAGCCATTCTTATAGGGCTTTAGAAATAGCTCTTGATGCTTATTTTGAGAAATTAATAAAAGCAGTTGAGCAAGACGATATGTCGCAAACTGCTCATATGATAAAGACAGGATTTCCTATTACTATGCGCGATA
- a CDS encoding ankyrin repeat domain-containing protein, which produces MKKIKKLLLLFIMSSSFYAHCFIDDQLFQALVDNNVSQLEDGLLEGSSPNARDSSGHTLLHWAALSRNIPALTLLLEHGADINASGQEIALSIFEFKDDCPSEYKEQLLRRVIPFYPSTFSSYGIVLNNRKNFMVVLHDQDTIPSFAQSPGNSNNKLTYEQLSTSPCFKESHPQIQVFSKLTPLHWAILSQDIEVVAFLIAHGARPDALCRLSNNTNANMITWAQHLSTPEMASFIKKTSSPAKPVR; this is translated from the coding sequence ATGAAAAAAATAAAAAAACTGTTACTACTCTTTATAATGTCAAGCTCTTTTTATGCTCACTGTTTTATTGATGATCAGCTATTTCAGGCTTTGGTAGATAATAATGTATCCCAACTTGAAGACGGACTCCTAGAAGGTTCTAGCCCAAATGCTAGGGATAGCAGTGGCCATACCTTACTGCATTGGGCAGCGCTTTCACGTAATATACCAGCATTAACATTGCTTTTAGAGCATGGCGCAGATATTAATGCTTCAGGGCAAGAGATAGCTTTAAGTATTTTTGAATTTAAAGATGATTGTCCTTCAGAATATAAAGAACAGCTCCTTAGAAGAGTAATTCCTTTTTATCCTAGTACCTTTTCTAGCTATGGCATTGTACTAAATAACAGAAAAAACTTTATGGTTGTTCTACATGATCAGGACACTATACCTTCATTTGCTCAGTCACCTGGCAATTCAAATAACAAGCTTACCTACGAGCAATTATCAACAAGTCCTTGCTTTAAAGAAAGTCATCCTCAAATACAGGTCTTTAGCAAGTTAACTCCGCTCCATTGGGCTATACTTAGCCAAGATATAGAAGTAGTTGCGTTTTTAATAGCGCATGGCGCTCGACCCGATGCTCTTTGCCGCCTATCAAACAATACAAACGCAAACATGATAACGTGGGCTCAACACTTAAGTACGCCAGAAATGGCAAGCTTTATAAAAAAGACAAGCTCTCCGGCAAAGCCTGTACGCTAG